In Lotus japonicus ecotype B-129 chromosome 5, LjGifu_v1.2, one genomic interval encodes:
- the LOC130717311 gene encoding threonine dehydratase biosynthetic, chloroplastic-like isoform X2: protein MEVLRFPTAHTHHQPPPSLLPRKMRLPTNPRPSKSFIAATIFKPAEIATSPPPTSTAVRDLLSVSPPLLTVSADSLQYPVGYLGAVPHRSRSDGGSDDIASAMRYLTSILSSKVYDVAIESPLQMATKLSERLGVNIWLKREDLQPVFSFKLRGAYNMMAKLPKELLEKGVICSSAGNHAQGVALAAKRLNCSAVIVMPVTTPDIKWKSVEKMGATVVLIGDSYDEAQTYAKKRGKEEGRAFIPPFDHPDVIMGQGTVGMEIVRQMQGPVHAIFVPVGGGGLIAGIAAYVKRVSPQVKIIGVEPSDANAMALSLHHGKRVILDQVGGFADGVAVKEVGEEPFRICKELIDGVVLVGRDSICASIKDMFEEKRSILEPAGALALAGAEAYCKYYGIKGKNVVAITSGANMNFDKLRVVTELANVGRKQEAVLATVMPEEPGSFKQFCKLVGQINITEFKYRYNSSEKSVVLYSVGVHTVSELKAMKEKLESSQLETHDLTESELVKDHLRYLMGGRSNVQNEVLCRFTFPERPGALMNFLDSFSPRWNISLFHYRAEGAARADILVGIQVPRNEMDEFHGRANRLGYEYKVVNNDDDFQLLMH, encoded by the exons atggaGGTGCTGCGATTCCCCACCGCTCACACACACCACCAACCACCACCATCCCTCCTCCCCCGCAAAATGCGCCTTCCCACCAACCCTCGCCCCTCTAAATCCTTCATCGCCGCCACCATCTTCAAGCCGGCTGAGATAGCAACCTCGCCGCCACCAACTTCCACCGCCGTCCGAGATCTCTTGTCAGTGTCTCCTCCTCTCCTCACGGTCTCGGCGGATTCGCTTCAGTACCCAGTTGGCTACCTCGGCGCCGTTCCCCACCGGTCACGCTCCGATGGCGGCAGCGACGACATTGCCTCCGCCATGAGGTACTTGACAAGTATACTCTCTTCGAAGGTTTATGATGTCGCCATTGAGTCCCCTTTGCAGATGGCAACAAAGCTTTCAGAAAGACTTGGCGTTAACATCTGGCTCAAGAGGGAGGATTTGCAACCG GTTTTCTCATTTAAGCTCCGTGGAGCTTATAATATGATGGCTAAACTTCCAAAGGAACTGTTGGAAAAAGGGGTTATCTGCTCATCAGCTGGAAATCATGCTCAAGGAGTTGCTCTAGCTGCCAAGAGATTGAATTGCAGTGCTGTGATTGTGATGCCCGTTACCACTCCAGACATTAAG TGGAAATCTGTGGAGAAGATGGGTGCTACTGTTGTCCTTATTGGGGATTCATATGATGAAGCACAAACATATGCTAAGAAGCGTGGAAAAGAGGAGGGGCGAGCATTCATACCTCCTTTTGATCATCCTGATGTCATCATGGGTCAGGGAACTGTTGGGATGGAAATTGTGCGCCAAATGCAGGGTCCCGTGCACGCTATCTTTGTGCCCGTCGGAGGTGGTGGTCTCATTGCCGGTATTGCTGCTTATGTGAAGAGGGTCTCTCCACAGGTGAAGATCATTGGTGTGGAGCCCAGTGATGCAAATGCAATGGCATTGTCACTGCATCATGGTAAGAGAGTGATTTTGGACCAGGTTGGAGGATTTGCAGATGGTGTAGCTGTTAAAGAGGTTGGTGAAGAACCTTTTCGCATATGCAAGGAGTTGATTGATGGCGTTGTTCTAGTAGGCCGTGATTCAATTTGTGCATCAATAAAG GACATGTTTGAGGAAAAGAGGAGCATATTAGAACCAGCAGGTGCTCTTGCTCTTGCTGGAGCTGAGGCATACTGCAAGTATTATGGGATCAAGGGGAAAAATGTTGTAGCAATAACTTCTGGGGCAAACATGAATTTTGATAAACTTCGCGTGGTAACTGAGCTAGCTAATGTTGGTCGTAAACAAGAGGCTGTGCTGGCAACTGTTATGCCAGAGGAGCCTGGCAGTTTCAAACAGTTTTGTAAACTG GTGGGGCAGATCAATATCACGGAATTCAAATACAGATATAATTCCAGTGAGAAATCTGTTGTCCTTTACAG TGTTGGTGTTCACACAGTCTCAGAACTTAAAGCAATGAAGGAGAAACTGGAGTCTTCTCAGCTTGAAACTCATGATCTCACGGAAAGTGAATTGGTGAAAGATCACTTACGTTACCTG ATGGGAGGCCGGTCAAATGTTCAGAACGAGGTTCTTTGTCGTTTCACCTTCCCAGAAAGACCCGGTGCATTGATGAATTTCTTGGACTCCTTCAGTCCACGTTGGAACATCAGTTTATTCCATTATCGTGCAGAG GGTGCGGCCAGAGCAGATATCTTGGTTGGAATACAGGTTCCCAGAAATGAGATGGATGAATTCCATGGTCGGGCTAACAGACTTGGGTATGAATATAAAGTGGTGAATAATGATGATGACTTCCAGCTCTTAATGCATTGA
- the LOC130717311 gene encoding threonine dehydratase biosynthetic, chloroplastic-like isoform X1, which translates to MEALRFSTPHPHQPPPSLLPRNAFHKMRLHTNLHIKPFIAATMSKPAEIVASPASSSSAAAVVDPLLSSPPPLIVSTDSLQYPPGYVGAVPDRSRSDGGSDAMVSAMSYLTNILSSKVYDVAIESPLELAPKLSERLGVNLWLKREDLQPVFSFKLRGAYNMMAKLPKELLEKGVICSSAGNHAQGVALAAKRLNCSAVIVMPVTTPDIKWKSVEKMGATVVLIGDSYDEAQTYAKKRGKEEGRAFIPPFDHPDVIMGQGTVGMEIVRQMQGPVHAIFVPVGGGGLIAGIAAYVKRVSPQVKIIGVEPSDANAMALSLHHGKRVILDQVGGFADGVAVKEVGEEPFRICKELIDGVVLVGRDSICASIKDMFEEKRSILEPAGALALAGAEAYCKYYGIKGKNVVAITSGANMNFDKLRVVTELANVGRKQEAVLATVMPEEPGSFKQFCKLVGQINITEFKYRYNSSEKSVVLYSVGVHTVSELKAMKEKLESSQLETHDLTESELVKDHLRYLMGGRSNVQNEVLCRFTFPERPGALMNFLDSFSPRWNISLFHYRAEGAARADILVGIQVPRNEMDEFHGRANRLGYEYKVVNNDDDFQLLMH; encoded by the exons ATGGAGGCGCTGCGATTCTCCACCCCTCACCCACACCAACCACCACCGTCACTCCTCCCCCGCAACGCTTTCCACAAAATGCGCCTTCACACCAACCTCCACATCAAACCCTTCATCGCCGCCACCATGTCCAAGCCGGCAGAAATAGTAGCCTCGCCCGCTTCTTCTTCCTCCGCCGCCGCCGTCGTAGATCCTTTGTTGTCGTCGCCTCCTCCTCTCATAGTCTCAACCGATTCGCTTCAGTACCCGCCGGGCTACGTCGGCGCCGTTCCTGACCGGTCACGCTCCGATGGCGGCAGCGACGCCATGGTCTCCGCCATGAGTTACTTGACCAATATACTCTCTTCGAAGGTTTACGATGTCGCCATTGAGTCCCCTTTGGAATTGGCGCCAAAGCTTTCCGAAAGACTTGGGGTTAACCTTTGGCTCAAGAGGGAGGATTTGCAACCC GTTTTCTCATTTAAGCTCCGTGGAGCTTATAATATGATGGCTAAACTTCCAAAGGAACTGTTGGAAAAAGGGGTTATCTGCTCATCAGCTGGAAATCATGCTCAAGGAGTTGCTCTAGCTGCCAAGAGATTGAATTGCAGTGCTGTGATTGTGATGCCCGTTACCACTCCAGACATTAAG TGGAAATCTGTGGAGAAGATGGGTGCTACTGTTGTCCTTATTGGGGATTCATATGATGAAGCACAAACATATGCTAAGAAGCGTGGAAAAGAGGAGGGGCGAGCATTCATACCTCCTTTTGATCATCCTGATGTCATCATGGGTCAGGGAACTGTTGGGATGGAAATTGTGCGCCAAATGCAGGGTCCCGTGCACGCTATCTTTGTGCCCGTCGGAGGTGGTGGTCTCATTGCCGGTATTGCTGCTTATGTGAAGAGGGTCTCTCCACAGGTGAAGATCATTGGTGTGGAGCCCAGTGATGCAAATGCAATGGCATTGTCACTGCATCATGGTAAGAGAGTGATTTTGGACCAGGTTGGAGGATTTGCAGATGGTGTAGCTGTTAAAGAGGTTGGTGAAGAACCTTTTCGCATATGCAAGGAGTTGATTGATGGCGTTGTTCTAGTAGGCCGTGATTCAATTTGTGCATCAATAAAG GACATGTTTGAGGAAAAGAGGAGCATATTAGAACCAGCAGGTGCTCTTGCTCTTGCTGGAGCTGAGGCATACTGCAAGTATTATGGGATCAAGGGGAAAAATGTTGTAGCAATAACTTCTGGGGCAAACATGAATTTTGATAAACTTCGCGTGGTAACTGAGCTAGCTAATGTTGGTCGTAAACAAGAGGCTGTGCTGGCAACTGTTATGCCAGAGGAGCCTGGCAGTTTCAAACAGTTTTGTAAACTG GTGGGGCAGATCAATATCACGGAATTCAAATACAGATATAATTCCAGTGAGAAATCTGTTGTCCTTTACAG TGTTGGTGTTCACACAGTCTCAGAACTTAAAGCAATGAAGGAGAAACTGGAGTCTTCTCAGCTTGAAACTCATGATCTCACGGAAAGTGAATTGGTGAAAGATCACTTACGTTACCTG ATGGGAGGCCGGTCAAATGTTCAGAACGAGGTTCTTTGTCGTTTCACCTTCCCAGAAAGACCCGGTGCATTGATGAATTTCTTGGACTCCTTCAGTCCACGTTGGAACATCAGTTTATTCCATTATCGTGCAGAG GGTGCGGCCAGAGCAGATATCTTGGTTGGAATACAGGTTCCCAGAAATGAGATGGATGAATTCCATGGTCGGGCTAACAGACTTGGGTATGAATATAAAGTGGTGAATAATGATGATGACTTCCAGCTCTTAATGCATTGA